The DNA window GGAGAAGGCCAAACCCGCACCCCTTCAATTTTGTTGCTGGCATGTGCCTGCGTTATGAGCAAAGCACTCAACACGAAAAATAGGATTATTATTTTATTTATTTTCATCACTTTGTAGTTTTTCGATCAATTCCTGACCACGAGATGAACAAGCGGAAATGGCGATTTCTCGTGCATCTCCCACGTAGCGCATTTCAATATCTAAATCAGGTTTAGGAATAAATCCTGTCCCTTTATCTGGCCACTCAACAATACATATCGTTTCGGGACTGAAATAGTCACGGATCCCCATGTATTCTAGTTCTTCTGGGTCTCCTAATCGATATAGATCAAAATGGTAAACATTGATGCGTTCCAATTCATACGGCTCGACTAAGGTATACGTTGGACTTTTTACTTTACCCGTATGGCCAAGCCCTTGCACAACTCCGCGACTCAAAGTGGTTTTACCCGCGCCCAAATCCCCTTTGAGGTAAATCACCCCACCTAAGTGCAATACAGCAGCAAGTTGACGTCCCATGGCAACGGTTGCATCTTCATTCTCTAAAGCTCTGGAAAACAGCAAGTTCATGACTACCCCAATATACGTCTGATATGGCTAAACAAATCGCTAGCGACTAATCCTAATGCACCGTCTTTTGCTGCCTCTTCAGCTGCTAATCCATGAATATACACAGCTAAACAAACCGCTGCAAATGTCGGGACTTGCTGCGCTAACAAAGCCGCAATGATACCAGACAATACATCCCCCATCCCAGCACTCGCCATCGCCGGCGTTCCTGAACGATTAATATTTCGCCGCTCATAGCCTTGTATGATGGTACCAGGTCCCTTTAGGACCGTAATTGCTTTGGTCGTCTGATACACCTTTTCCGCAAGTTCAAAACGATGATGAACGTATTCTACGTCATTTCTATCGAGCAATCGTTTCGCTTCGCCCAAATGAGGTGTAACCACTGTTGCCTTCAGCGCCTGCGGATTTTGCGCCAATAAGGTCAAACCATCCGCATCGATGACAAGTGGGCATGTTACCTCACTGCAGGCAAAAAATAGCTCCTTGGCCCAGGCATCTAATCCAAGACCAGGCCCCAATACCACGATTGTTGCTTTATCCAATAACGCATGTAAATGTGGCGCAGTTTCAACGCCATGTACCATCAATTCGTACCGTCCTTGCAGCACCGCACCAACGTTGTCTGGGTGAGTCGCTACACTAACTAAACCCGCCCCAGAGCGTAAACACGCCTCGGCGGCTAAGCGAATTGCTCCTGCCATCCCTTTGCCGCCGCCAATCAATAAAACGTGCCCCAATTGATGTTTGTAACTGTCGAAAGCGCGTACAGGAATAGAACGAAAATGTTGCACCTCAGATGAAAAAGACGATGTACCTGCAACAAGTTTAGAAAATGCTTTTGCAACGCCAAGTCCAGCAAACAGGATCTGCCCGCAACAGCCTCTTGCCTGTCCGGTTAACATACCCTGTTTAAGTGCAATAAAAGTAACCGTGACATCCGCTTGAAATGCGTTATCACTCACTTCTGAGGTCGTGCCGTTAACGCCACTAGGAATGTCAACGCTTACCTTGTAGGTACTTGCATTTTCGATGCTATCAAATGCCGACTGAACCGCCTCAGGCAGTTGTCCACGGAATCCCCCACCAAATACCGCATCAATCGTGATAGCCGCTTCATCTAAATCAAGCGGGCATTTACGCGTTACTTCACCACCGAAGTCGACAAACGCATTGAATGCGTCCTGTGCATCACCTTTTAACAACGAAGGATCAAACAACGACCAAACAACGACCCGTAAACCTAACTCTTTTAGGATCTTCGCCGCAATGTAGCCATCTCCCGCATTATTGCCTTTACCACACAATACGACCGTATAAGCACCATCTAACTCCTGACTCTGACAGTAAGATTGCACGTACGCTGCAACTGCACTTCCTGCACGTTGCATTAACTGAGACAAAGTTGTACCACTTTGTTCGGCAGCCAATGCTTCATTGTCTCTTACTTGGTGCGCGGTATAGGCTTTTTGTGGTAAATTAGCGCTGAATTGTTTCATTTTTTTAAGTATTCTCGTGAGCACTCCGACTATTGATTATCGTGACCTAGCTGACCAAATTAAGCAATGGGCAAAAGCGCTCGGATTTGATGATGTTGGTATAACAGGTATTGATTTAAGTGAACATGAACAGCCTTTTCTCGAGTGGCTTGAAAAAGGGTATCATGGCACGATGAATTATATGGAGGCTCACGGCCTAAAACGCGCACGCCCAACCGAACTTGTTCCAGGCACACTTCGTGTGATAAGTGTACGAATGAACTACCTTCCACCTGATGCGCACTTTGCAAAAGCGTTGTCGTCACCATCAACGGCCTATATTAGCCGCTATGCTCTTGGCCGCGATTACCACAAAGTAATGCGAAACAAACTTAAGCAACTTGGCGAACAGATAAAACAACATGTCGCTGAATTAGGTTATCGTCCGTTTGTCGATTCAGCCCCAGTAATGGAACGTCAACTTGCAGAAAATGCAGGACTCGGTTGGCGAGGGAAAAATAGCTTGCTGCTAAACCGACAAGCCGGTTCATGGTTTTTCTTAGGCGAACTGTTTGTTGATCTACCGCTTCCCATAGAGGAAGTTCAAAAAACTGAACATTGCGGCAAATGCACCGCGTGCTTAACGCTATGTCCAACAGGTGCGATTGTCGAACCGTACGTTGTTGACGCTAGACGCTGTATTTCATACCTCACTATCGAACATGATGGGCCCATTCCTATCGAATTCAGGGAAAAAATGGGTAATCGGATCTACGGTTGTGATGATTGCCAACTCGTTTGTCCATGGAACCGTTA is part of the Pseudoalteromonas xiamenensis genome and encodes:
- the tsaE gene encoding tRNA (adenosine(37)-N6)-threonylcarbamoyltransferase complex ATPase subunit type 1 TsaE codes for the protein MNLLFSRALENEDATVAMGRQLAAVLHLGGVIYLKGDLGAGKTTLSRGVVQGLGHTGKVKSPTYTLVEPYELERINVYHFDLYRLGDPEELEYMGIRDYFSPETICIVEWPDKGTGFIPKPDLDIEMRYVGDAREIAISACSSRGQELIEKLQSDENK
- a CDS encoding NAD(P)H-hydrate dehydratase — translated: MKQFSANLPQKAYTAHQVRDNEALAAEQSGTTLSQLMQRAGSAVAAYVQSYCQSQELDGAYTVVLCGKGNNAGDGYIAAKILKELGLRVVVWSLFDPSLLKGDAQDAFNAFVDFGGEVTRKCPLDLDEAAITIDAVFGGGFRGQLPEAVQSAFDSIENASTYKVSVDIPSGVNGTTSEVSDNAFQADVTVTFIALKQGMLTGQARGCCGQILFAGLGVAKAFSKLVAGTSSFSSEVQHFRSIPVRAFDSYKHQLGHVLLIGGGKGMAGAIRLAAEACLRSGAGLVSVATHPDNVGAVLQGRYELMVHGVETAPHLHALLDKATIVVLGPGLGLDAWAKELFFACSEVTCPLVIDADGLTLLAQNPQALKATVVTPHLGEAKRLLDRNDVEYVHHRFELAEKVYQTTKAITVLKGPGTIIQGYERRNINRSGTPAMASAGMGDVLSGIIAALLAQQVPTFAAVCLAVYIHGLAAEEAAKDGALGLVASDLFSHIRRILG
- the queG gene encoding tRNA epoxyqueuosine(34) reductase QueG translates to MSTPTIDYRDLADQIKQWAKALGFDDVGITGIDLSEHEQPFLEWLEKGYHGTMNYMEAHGLKRARPTELVPGTLRVISVRMNYLPPDAHFAKALSSPSTAYISRYALGRDYHKVMRNKLKQLGEQIKQHVAELGYRPFVDSAPVMERQLAENAGLGWRGKNSLLLNRQAGSWFFLGELFVDLPLPIEEVQKTEHCGKCTACLTLCPTGAIVEPYVVDARRCISYLTIEHDGPIPIEFREKMGNRIYGCDDCQLVCPWNRYGQLTQETDFLPRAKLKDRSLAELFLWDEATFLKHTEGSAIRRIGHEKWLRNLSVGMGNADYDETIVSALESRRENATPVILEHIDWALKQQATKRTEKNRKMARLIRIVEKGLPRDS